The genomic stretch tctggaggctgagtcaagagaatggcgtgaacccgggaggcggagcttgcagtgagccgagatcgcgccactgcactccatcctgggcaacactctgtctcaaaaaaaaaaagaaagaaagaaaagaaaatgtaggggCCAGttactgtggctcacatctgtaatcccagcacattgggaggccgaggtgggcggatcacttgaaaccaggagttgcagaccagcctggccaacatggtgaaaccccgtctctactaaaaatacaaaaattagctggacgtcttagtgcaagcctgtagtcccagctactcaggaggctgaggcatgagaatcgcttgcacctggggagatggaggttgcagtgagccgtgattatactactgcactccagcctgggcgacagagacagactccatctcaaaaaaaaaaaaaaaacaggtgaaatTGATTTCAATAATGTATTTAACCTGTATTTAAAACTATGTCGAAATCACATTGTAGCATGGGGCACTGGCCATGTTTCAGATGTTGAGTATGTGACTGTATGGAATGGTATAGAACTAGAGAGGAAAACCAGTCCCTGAAGAAGGTGGCAATAAGTGAAGTGTAATAGCAGGAAAAAAGTAATGGTAGGAAAAACAAGGAAGAAggggtggcttttttttttttttttttgagatgaagtttcgctcttgtcgcccaggctggagtgcaatggcacgctctcagctcacttcaacctccgcctcctgggttctactaattctcatgcctcagcctcccgagtagccagaatgacagacatgtaccaccgtgcccagctaatctttgtatattttggagagACATcactttgccatgttgcccaggctggtcttactccttgcctcaagtgatccacctgccttggcctcccaaagtgccaggattccaggcatgagccactgcacctggtcaaggTGGCTCTTTCTTTAGAAGGTACCTTTCAGCAGTTATTGGAGCTGATACCTGTAGGCTGAGAAAGAACCATCCAGGAGAAGAgtgtttcaggcagagggaacagcaagtgccaaggccctgaggcagaattTCAAGATGGGGTCAGTGAGGGGCAGAGGCAAATCGCACAGGGCCCTGGAGGCAGAAGGGAGAATCCTGGGTTTTCCTATAGTGGGGTGGGAGCGTTTGAAGCAGAGTTGGGCTTCTCATGTGTCCTTCCTCCCTGCAGGCTGGACATACTGCACCAGGTTGCTATGTGGCAGAAGAACTTCAAGAGAATTGTGAGTGCCTAAATGGAGCAAGGTGGCGGGAAGGAGCTTCCTGGGGAGGTTGGGGATAGGACCCAGAGGAAGCCCATCGCTGGGTTTTCTCTGGACTGCTCGGCTGGGGCCTCATCTGTCTCCTGAACTATTCACCGATGGGTCCATTtttggttctctttttttttgtttgtttttgagatggagatggagtctcactctgtcacccaggctggagtgcagtggcgcaatcttggttcactgcaacctccgcttcctgggttcaagcgattctcctgcctctgcctcctgagtagctgggattacaggtgtgcaccaccatgcaggctaatttttgtatttttagtagagatggagtttcaccatgttggtcaggctggtctcaaactcctgacctcaaggaacctacctgccttggcctcccaaagtgctgggattacaggcgtgagccactgtgcccagctcattttCAGTTGTTTTCTGATCACTCACTGATgtgggcattgtggtgggtgaGAGGATATAGCAGGGACCACGAGGACAAAACAGGCAAGGTCCGGCTGGGTGcaagtggctcaggcctgtaatcccagcactggaagctgaggtgggtgggttgcttggggccaggaaagaccagcctgggaaacagcaagacccagtctctacccCTTCCCCCACAACCCCAAGAAAAAGATGGGCAAAGTCCCTATTCTAATGAAGGTCACAGTGTCATGGGAGGAGAAGTGAAGGTGAGTCAGATGGTCATACGTAATGTGTAATTATGAGCATGTCCCAGAGAATGGGACGTTCAACCTTGGGTCTACTGTAGAAGCTAACCAGATCAAGGAGGCAGTGGGGCTAGTGTGGAGATAACAGGAACAGGGTGTGCAAAGGCCCCGTGGCAGGGACCACAAGGAAGCCAGTGTTGCCACAGAGGCCAGTGGGAGCAGTGGGGAGGAGTCTGGGTTTTATGCCAAGAACATTGAAGAATCCATTACCAGTCAGGGTCTTATCCATCCACCCCAGAGGTCCGGCCAATCCTCCCCCTGCTCACACCTTCCCTGGCTCCCCATCACCCTAGGAATAAAGTCATCAGTCTGTTATTCTGAGTTCTTCCTGATTTCCTTGCCCTGCTCCTCTTTCCTGATTCTCCCTGTCTGTGTCATTTCCCATGGCCCTCCCTCCTTGCGGCTACAACCACATTAAAATTGTTCAAAAAAtaggccggcacagtggctcacacctgtaatcccagcactttgggaggccaaggcaggtggatcacttgaggccaggagttccagaccagcctagtcaacgtggcaaaaccccatctctactgaaaatacaaaaaattagctggggccaggtgcggtggctcacacctgtaatcccagtactttgggaggccgaggcggatggatcacgaggtcgggaggtcgagaccagcctgaccaatatggtgaaaccccatctctactaaaaatacaaatattagttgggcatggtagcgggcgcctgtagtcccagctactctggaggctgagacaggagaattgcttgaacctgggaggcggaggttgcagtgagccgagatcgcgccactgcactccagcgtgggcgacagagcgagactccatctcaaaaaaaaaaattagccgggcatggtgacaggcacccgtaatctcagctactagggaggctgaggcaggagaatcacttgaatctaggaatcagaggttgcagtgagccaaggtcacaccacttgcactccacagcctgggtgacagagtgagactgtctcaaaaaaaaaaatgaatagttcAGAAAATACCGAGCACCCCCTGCGTGCCCGGTGGCAGGGCCCCTGCCTTTGTGAGGCTGGCGTGGGGCAGGAGCTGTGACTTCTTTACCCTCCTCCTCGCTCCCCAAGTACTCTGTGCTTGGCCAGAGAGAGCCCGTCATCGTGGTGCCTCCTGTCTGACTTCCCCGTGGCAGGACTGATCTGCCCGGCTCCCTGACACCTGCCTCGTGGACCTGACCCCCCTCCTCTTTGTGCCTCCAGAGCTATGCCAAGACCAAGACGAGAGCCGAGGTGCGGGGCGGTGGCCGGAAGCCTTGGCCGCAGAAAGGCACTGGGCGGGCCCGGCATGGCAGCATCCGCTCTCCGCTCTGGCGAGGAGGTAACGGGACAGGGtggagggggcggggaggggtgggggggccAGGGAAGGGCCTGGGTGTTTACTCACACACAGCTGCGCACATCTGGCATGGTATTATGTCAGCCCTGTTCCCTCCACCTCATGGAACCACCTGGGCTGGTGACATCGGAACTGAGGCCCTTGGACCTCACTACCCATATAAGGGGACAGAGATCTGGGAGCCATCCACTCCTCCCTCTCGCATGCCCTGTCTCTCCAGCCTGTGGCCACAGCCCCTCTTGACCCCACCTCCTGTCACCCTCTCCTGACCCACACTTCCCACAGCACCCAGAGAGCTCTTCTAAATCGTGGAACCTGAACTCCGGACCTCGGCCTTTGCGTGGaacctgaactcctgaccttgtcattgTGGGCCCTGGTGGCTGCACACCTTTCCCCCTCAtcccctcctttccctctctgACCGGGCAGAGatgactctctctttttttttcggTTGTAGTTGttggtttttaactttttattttcttgaatgcTAACGAGATGACTCAGGGTGGTGCCAGCCACCCCGTCACCTGTTTACCTGGCCAGCTCTCCTCACCTTTCAGGGTTCTGGGccacacctcctccaggaagccccccTTGATCTCCTTTCCTTCCACATCCCCCGGAGCTACCCTGATTTCTTCTACAGCTGAGCCTCTTTTCTGCCCTGCCGGAATGTGAATggcatgagggcagggaccatgtctgtTGTCTTCTCTGCTGCATTTCCAAGGCCCAGGCGAGGGCAGACACCAACACATGGTGCTTGCGGGGGTCTCCTTGACTGTTGTTGCTCCCAGATCATACTGCTTGCTCCACCAGAGCATGTGCCTGATGCCTTCCTCTCCCGCTCGACCTGAAAGTTCGAACCTCCTGATAACTTCAGCATTAACAGTGTGCTTGAGTTAAGTTCACACTCTAGCCACTCTATGGAATCCACACCATAACTCATGGTGTCCTATGGGGCAGGAACTGTCCGATCTCAAGgtggtttggtttttttattgtttgcttttgagacaagatctcgctctgttgcccaggctgtagtgcagtggtgcaatcatagctcactgcagccttgagctcctgggctcaagtgatcctccgtcctcagcctcccaaaatgctggtgtgagccaccttcGCCAGCCCTGTCTCAGAGTGTGACAGCtgggaaaactgaagcccagtgAAGCAAAGTCACTGGTCCCATGTTGTCCCTGATCCAGCCTCCCCTGAGGCCCCACCCTCTCTGCCTTGTTCCTGGCAGCGCCCCCTCTCTCGTCACCCCATGCCAGCCACTGCAGCAGACTGCTGACCTCCAGGCTCTGCAGTGGCCCCTACCTGCTCACATGCCTCTGTCCCCGCAGGAGGTGTTGCCCATGGCCCCCGGGGCCCCACAAGTTACTACTACATGCTGCCCATGAAGGTGCGGGCGCTGGGTCTCAAAGTGGCACTGACCGTCAAGCTGGCCCAGGTACAGCCATGGGGGGGCCCAGACAGCTGCTAGAGGTGGGGCTGCTCTGGACCCAGGGTTCAAACCATCCTTTCCTTCCACCAGGACGACCTGCACATCATGGACTCCCTAGAGCTGCCCACCGGAGACCCACAGTACCTGACAGAGCTGGCGCACTACCGCCGCTGGGGGGACTCCGTACTCCTCGTGGACTTGTGAGGGCACAGGGCAGAGCAGGGGCAGGGGGCCCTGAGCTCCGTACTCTGAGGGTTCAACCCCCACTCCCTGGCCTCTCTTACAGAACACACGAGGAGATGCCACAGAGCATCGTGGAGGCCACCTCTAGGCTCAAGACCTTCAACTTGATCCCGGCTGTTGGTGAGCAAAGGGCCCAGGCCCCTAGAGTGCGCATGTGCAGGCTCCGCTGTTAGAATCACAGCGGTTCAAATCCGGCATCTGGTCGCTGAGTGGCCTCAGGCAGTGACCACGCTCCCGGACCCAACCTTCAGCTTGCCCAAAGCAATAATCTTTCCTAAAGAAGTGcttggctggggatggtggctcacgcttgtaatcccagtactttgggaggccaaggcagtctgggcaatatagtgaggctcccatctgtactaaaaataaaaaagttaggcGTGgcgatgtgcacctgtagtcccagctactcgggggctgagccaggcggatagcttgagctcagggggccaaggctgcagtgagtcatgatcgcaccactgcacccaaacCTGGAGAGAGAGctagactcttgtctcaaaaaaaaagaaaaagctccaAAGTCACCTCTGTCAAAGCCACAGTCTGTTCCTTCCACAGCCACAAGATGGCGACATGAGCCTAAGTCAAGTCCTGTCCCTCAACCCACTCCCCTCGCTGGCTTCCCCACCTCTCTCAGGATGAAAGCCCAAGTCATCAGGGTGGCACGTCAGGCCCTGCACGATGTGCCCCGTCACCTCCCTGCCCTCCCGTCATTTGCCCTGGGTCTCCCCCACCAGAATGGGAGCCAGGAGTCCCAGCCAGGCACGGGACCGAGCCTGGCTCtcagtcagcaggtgatgagCTGGGAGCAGCTCCTTGGCCAGAGGCTTACAGGCAACAAGCGGCCAGGCAGGGTCTGGCCCCGGGCTGCTGGGCTCACAAAGTCACACTAGACCACAGTGACGATCTCTGTAAGCACAAAGGGACTCCGATGTGGGTGGGGTGAGGAGAGAGGCAGCCCCGGCCTGACCGgtcccctgccccgcccccaccccgcccccaggcCTAAATGTGCACAGCATGCTCAAGCACCAGACGCTGGTCCTGACGCTGCCCACCGTCGCCTTCCTGGAGGACAAGCTGCTCTGGCAGGACTCACGTTACAGACCCCTCTACCCCTTCAGCCTGCCCTACAGCGACTTCCCCCGACCCCCACCCCACGCTACCCAGGGCCCGGCGGCCACCCCGTACCACTGTTGATGTGAAGCAGCTCTTCTGAGCCAGGCCGAGCCCCTGGCCGACTTGGGAGCCTCAGGCCCGCGCCCACCCTTCGAGGAAGGTGTCACCTGGACCCCTTCATTCCACGGAGGAAGCTGAGGCCACAGGCAGCGGCCATCGCCATTGGGAAGGGGCGACTCCACGGAGAGCTCAGACGGGCTTCTGCATCCAttccctctttttgtttttaaaataaattgtatttttgaatCAAGGAGGATAAAGATAACTTCTCAGTGTCATTTTTAATAATTGCATTGAGAACGATGAGCTCCTTCCCAGGTTCTGGGCACTGCTGGGGATCCGCCGTCTCAAGAGGCTCACGGTCTGGTTTAGGGGAACCCCAGGGCTGTTTGGGGAAATTACAAGAATTCACTTACCCGGTGAGTCAGACTCCAGGAGCTCACAGGTGCGTGGGCGCTGGCACTTCCTAGGAGCTGACTCCTGCCACATCCCTCTCCTGAGCACTGCTGCCAGCCATTCTCACCCCTGAGAGGGTTTGCAGTCCTGTCTGCGACAGTGCTTCATGCAGCCTGAGAGTGTGTGCTTGATTGTACAAGTAGATGTTGTGTAAACCTGAGTTTTTAGAGTGACTTCCTGTAAGCACAGTCAGAAAAGTAAATGTCTGTAAGTGAGCAGATAAGCATATGCTTAAAaacaccagctgggtgtggtgactcgcacctgtaaccctagcactttgggaggtcaaggtggaaggatcgtttgagcccagagcttccagaccagcctgggcaacatggtgaaaccccatctcggcaaaaaatataaaaactaagtgGGCGTGTTGGcgtccacctgtggtcccagctacttgggaggctgaggtgggaggatcacctgagcccaggaagcagaggttgcagtgagctgagactgagccaccacacaccagcctgggtgacagagtgagacactgtcttaaaaccCCAATATCCCAATTTTTGAGTTTGCTGAGGTTGTTTGCCAGCCAAGTTAATTTTTCTTAACAGCCATAACAGACTATAATATAGACAATGTGATCGATTTATTTAAAGTCAACcagctgggcgcggcggctcacgcctataatcccagaactttaggaggctgagccaggtggatcaccggaagtcaggagttcgagaccagcctggccaagccgggagtggtggcgggcacctgtaatcccagctacttaggaggctgaggtgggagaatcgcttgaacccaggaggcagaggttgcagtgagccaagatagtgccactgcgctccagcctgggtgacagagcaagactccatctataaataaataaataaataaagtcaatcAGGACTGCCTTCTGCCTGTGTGGGCCTGGCCAGGCTAAGCAGCCACACAACCCTCCCTACCTGCTGGGCCACCCCTGGCTGAAAACCTCTGTGGAATGCCTCTCTTGGGATTGCCTTCAGAGATTGCAACACATTCTCCAAACACCCTCAGTGGACATAGACTTTGATCCTTGAAGCAGTAGATTTGactaagtaaaaaagaaaaagctattaaaaccagttggctgggcgcggtggctcacgcgtgtaatcccagcactttgggaggccgaggcgggcggatcacgaggtcaggagatggagactatcctggctaacacagtgaaaccccatctctaccaaaaatacaaaaaattagccgggcgtggtggcgggcgcctgtagtcccagctactcaggagactgaggcaggagaatggtgtgaacccgggaggtggagcttgcagtgagccgagatcgcgccactgcactccactccagcctggcaacagagctagactgtctcaaaaaaaaaagacaggcgtGCCAAAGCTCAGCAGAAAATGCCGCCTCATCACTCTTCCTCTTGCCAGTCTTGTGGGGGCACCAAGGCCTAGAGTAACACCCAGCTGTTGGCCTgacagtgcctggcccagcctgGAGAGTTGCAGCCAGAAGTATAAATGTGGTTCAGTCTGCGTCATACCTGTcaggaaacatggtgagaccaaCTGCTGCCCAGACagattttcaaaagaaatggGTCAGAACGTATTCCCCCACACTGGAATCCCTCAGCCAGATTGAGGATAAAAACAggcatcagaaaaaaatgatacaggcaggcctggtggctcatgcctgtaatcccagcactttgggaggctgaggcgggaggatcgcttgagcacaggagtttgagaccagcctgggcaacacagtgagaccctatctctactaaaaatagaacaattagccaggcacggtggtgtggctgtggtcccagctactctggaggctgaggcgggaggatcacttgagccctaggggtagaggctgcagtgagcggagatcaccccactgcaatccagcctgggcaacagatcaagaccctgtctcaaaaaaaaaaaaaaaagaaaagaaaagaaaaatatgatacACTGACTAGAATGTGCTTTAAAATAATTGgcatagttgggcatggtggcatgcacctgcagtctcacctacttggaaggctgtggccaggagtttgagaccagcctgggcaacacagcaagacctcatctctataaaaaataggcggggagcagtggctcacgcctgtaatcccagcactttgggaggccaaggcaggcggatcactagaggacaggagttcaagaccagcctggccaacatggtaaaaccccatctctactaaaaatacaaaaattggcaggatgtggtggcaggtgcctataatcccagctacttgggaggctgaggcaggagaatcgcttgaacctgggaggcagaggttgcagtgagccgaggtcatgacACTGCCCTcaaatctgggtgacagagcaagactcggtctcgaaaaaaaaaaataatgagtgaatgaattaattcattaattaaataGGTGGGGTATATGAGTTTGTTAGGGCTGCCGTAGGAGTGCCACAAACTGCAGGGGTTGGGGGGGTTAGTcaagagaaatttattctgtcctgtttctggaggctggaagtccaaggtgaaGAACAGGGTTAGCTCCTTCTAAGGGAAAGTCTGTTCCAGATCCCTCTCCTAGCATCTGGTGGTTTGCTTTGCTGACTATCtttgacattccttggcttgtagccacACTGCTTCAGTCTCCACCTTCATCTTTACATGATGATGTCCCTGTGggtatgtgtctgtttctgtgtctaaatttctcctttttatttttttcttttttctttatctttttttttagacggagtcgcgctctgttgcccaggctggagtgcagtggctcgatctcggctcactgcaacttctgcctcctgggttcaagcgattctcctgcctcagcctcccaagtagctgggattacaggcgcccaccaccatgcctggctaatttttgtgtttttagtagagaaggggtttcgccatattggccaggctggtaacctcaggtgatccacccgctttggcctcccaaagtactgggattacaagcgtgagccaccgaacctggcctattttttcatttatttttagacagagttttgctcttcttgtccaggctagagtgcaaaggCGGAATCTCGGCTAatctcaacctcagcctcccgggttcaggcgattctcctgcctcagcctcccaagtagctgggattacaggcatgcaccacaatgcctggctaattctgttttgttagcagagatggggtttcaccatgttggtcaggctggtctcgaactcccgacctcaggtgatccacccacctcagcctcccaaagtgctgagattacagacacgagccactgagcctggccctctcctttttatttttaaaatatattttgtggacggcagcagtggctcacacctgtaatcccagcactttgggaggccgaggcgggtggatcacaaggtcaggagctcgagaccagcctggccaatatggtgaagccccatctctactaaaaatataaaaattagccaggcatggccgggcgcggtggctcacgcctgtaatcccagcactttgggaggccgaggcgggcggatcacgaggtcaggagatcgagaccatcctggttaatacggtgaaaccccgtctctactaaaaatacaaaaaaaaattagctgggcgaggtggcaggtgcctgtagtcccagctactcgggaggctgaggcaggagaatggcgtgaacccgggaggcggagcttgcagtgagccgagatcgcgccactgcactccagcctgggtgacagagtgagactccatctcaaaaaaaaaaaaaaaaaaaatttagccaggcatggtgtcagaaGCCTGTAGtcgcaactacttgggaggctgaggcaggagaatcacttgaacccaggaggtggaggttgtagtgagccgagatcacatcacggcacatctaaaaaaaaaaaaaaaaaagttttctgtttttgttttttgcaaaactactgaaataaatacagtgagatatttatttataaatgagaacgaATTAATAATGAGccgtaggctgggtgtggtggctcatgcctgtaatcccagcattttggagggccaaggcaggtggaacacttgaggtcaagagttcgagaccagcctgaccaatatagtggaaccccatctctactaaaaatacaaaagaattagccgggcgtggtgccgggcgcctgtaatctcagctatgggaggctgaggtaggagaatcgcttaaaccctggaggcggaggttgcagtgaggcgatatcacgccactgcactccagcctgggggacagagcgagactccatctctaaataaataaataaggagctGTATTTCAAAATTTGGAGAAGGTGACACTGAGAGTACTGAAtacacagttttttgtttttttgtttttttgtttttttttgagacagaatctcgctctgtcacccaggctggagtgcagtggtgcaatctcggctcactgcaatctctgcctcccggttcaagcaaatctcctgcctcagcttcccgcgtagctgggattacaggcgcgcatccccatgcctggctaatttttgtatttttagtagagacgggatttcaccatattggtcaggctgatctcaaactcctgacctcgtgatctgcctgcctcggcctcccaaagtgctgggattacaggcgtgagccaccgagcccggccccaAAAAGTATTTATCAAAACTATGTTaatgctggccgggtgcggtggctcacgcctgtaatcccagcactttgggaggccgaggcaggtggaacacgaggtcaggagattgagaccatcctggctaacacggtgaaaccccgtctctactaaaaaatacaaaaaattagccgggcgcggtggtgggtgcctgtagtcccagctactcaggaggctgaagcaggagaatggcaggaaccggggaggcagaggttgtagtgagctgagatcgcgccattgcactccagcctgggcgacagagcgagaatccgtctcgaaaaaaaaaaaaaaaatacacacacacacacaaaaactgtgTTAATGCTTAACTACACAAAAATGATAATCagataaatatgcatttatttagaaAACTGCATGTTGGTCAGTCCAGTCCCTGCAGAGGGAATTCCCAGCGTGACCTCATTCGCTTGTGAAGACAGAGCAatccttgtgttttatttttttaagatggatctcactctgttgcccagactggagtgcagtggcatgatctcagccctctgccacctccaccttctgggttcaagagattctcatgcctcagcctcctgagtagctgagattacaggcttgtgcctccatgcccagctaatttttttatttttactagagatgaggtttcaccagtttgggcaggccggtctcaaactcctgacctcaagtgatccacccacctcggcctcccgaagtgctgggatgacaggtgcctggTTAGCAACTGTTGTTTAGACATACACATTTTATCTGCTCATCCAGCATGGTCAGCcctccacttttaaaattttattttatttatttttttgagacagagtctcactctgttgtccaggttggagtccagtggcgtgattttggctcactgcaacctctacttcccaggttcaagcaattctcctgcctcagcttcccgagtagctgggattacaggcgcgcgtccccacacctagctaatttttgtatttttagtagagacagggtttcaccatgttggccaggctggtctcgaactcctgacctcaggtgattctcctgccttggcctcccaaagtgctgagattacaggtgtgagccactgcacacggccttaaattttatttatttattatttatttatttatttatttatttagagacggagtctcactctgttgcccaggctggagtgcagtggcatggtctcggctcactgcactccacctcctgggttcacgccattctcctgcctcagcctcccgagtagctgggactacaggcgcccaccaccactcctggctaatttttgtatttttagtagagatggggtttcactctgttagccaggatggtcttgatttcctgaccttgtgatccgcctgcctcggcctcccaaagtgctgggattacttattttgttttttgtagagacaggttctcactgtgttgcccaggctggtcttgaactcctgacctcaagtgatcttcccacctcggtctctcaaagggctgggattacaggggtgagccactgcaccccaccttcCCTCTACTTTTTGACGGTTTCCTTCTGCTATGAATGTGCATGTCCAGTTGTCTGCTTCTTAGAACTGATATTTACCTTTCTCATCCATCAGCCATTGGAGGAGAACTGGGACCACTCAGATTATTGATCTGACCCATTCTTTCGGCAGGGTTTCCTGGTGGCTGTCTTCCATCACCATAACTGGAATCAGAAGAGTTTCCATAGccccttttttttccccacatcttTGCTGAAGCagagttttgaaaaacaaaaccacaaactaAGCTATTCCCCAGAAGAAATCTGTAATCAAAGATAAGctctgccgggcacagtggctcacgccttttggaggccaaggcgggcggatcacctgaggtcaggagttctagacctgccaggccaacatggtaaaacctcatctctactaaaaataca from Pan paniscus chromosome 20, NHGRI_mPanPan1-v2.0_pri, whole genome shotgun sequence encodes the following:
- the MRPL4 gene encoding large ribosomal subunit protein uL4m isoform X2; translated protein: MLQLVRAGARAWLRPTGCQGLSSLAEEAARATENPEQVASEGLPEPVLRKVELPVPTHRRPVQAWVESLRGFEQERVGLADLHPDVFATAPRLDILHQVAMWQKNFKRISYAKTKTRAEVRGGGRKPWPQKGTGRARHGSIRSPLWRGGGVAHGPRGPTSYYYMLPMKVRALGLKVALTVKLAQDDLHIMDSLELPTGDPQYLTELAHYRRWGDSVLLVDLTHEEMPQSIVEATSRLKTFNLIPAVATRWRHEPKSSPVPQPTPLAGFPTSLRMKAQVIRVARQALHDVPRHLPALPSFALGLPHQNGSQESQPGTGPSLALSQQVMSWEQLLGQRLTGNKRPGRVWPRAAGLTKSH
- the MRPL4 gene encoding large ribosomal subunit protein uL4m isoform X1 — translated: MLQLVRAGARAWLRPTGCQGLSSLAEEAARATENPEQVASEGLPEPVLRKVELPVPTHRRPVQAWVESLRGFEQERVGLADLHPDVFATAPRLDILHQVAMWQKNFKRISYAKTKTRAEVRGGGRKPWPQKGTGRARHGSIRSPLWRGGGVAHGPRGPTSYYYMLPMKVRALGLKVALTVKLAQDDLHIMDSLELPTGDPQYLTELAHYRRWGDSVLLVDLTHEEMPQSIVEATSRLKTFNLIPAVGLNVHSMLKHQTLVLTLPTVAFLEDKLLWQDSRYRPLYPFSLPYSDFPRPPPHATQGPAATPYHC